The Scyliorhinus torazame isolate Kashiwa2021f unplaced genomic scaffold, sScyTor2.1 scaffold_1264, whole genome shotgun sequence genomic interval tgggggtgacagagagagactgcgggtgacagagagagacttggggtgacagagagagacttggggtgacagagagagacttgggatgacagagagagactgggggtgacagggagagactgggggaggcagagagaacctgggggggggacagggagaaagtgggggggaggcagtgagagactgggggtgacagagagagactggggggtgacagagagtgactgggggtgacagagagagactgggggtgacagagggagactgggggtgacagagggagactggaggtgacagagggagactgggagtgacagagagagactgggggtgacagagagagactgggcgtgacagagagagactgggggtgacagagagagagactgggcgtGACAGAGAGGCACTGGGGGtgacagagagacactgggggtGACAGAGAGTCACTGGGGGtgacagagagacactgggggtgacagagggagactgggggtgacagagggagactggggtgacagagagacactgggggtgacagagagacactgggggtgacagagagacactgggggtgacagagggagactgggggtgacagagagagactggggatgacagagagagactgggggtgacagggagagactgggggtgacagagagagactgggggtggcagagagagactgggggcagagagagactgggtgtggcagagagagactgggggtggcagagagagactgggggtgacacagagagactgggggtgacacagagagactgggggtgacacagagactgagggtgaCACAGAAGTAGGGTGGACCAGTTGTCTGGGTATCTGGATCCCACACTGCACAATATCCCCAGGTGAGGAAATGCATAGTTTCATTAAATTCTGAGTAAACTGTCTTCATTGCATGCTGGAACCATTTTATCAATCAAGCGACACACAGACCGCAGGCAGGTTAGCTTAATGAGCAGGAAAGAGGCATTTGCAATCTCAGCATCTTCCAATCATTTTCTAGCCGGACATGGTTAGACTGAGCCACTGTAAATACAGAAAAGGAAATGGGTGAGCCTTCAGAGTAAATCATAGACATCTATAAGAAAAAAGGAGGCTAAGAGGCAAAGAACATTCAGGCCGGTGCGGCCTACACCCAACATTCAGGCCTGTGCGGCCTACACCCACCATTCAGGCCTGTGCGGCCTACACCCACCATTCAGGCCTGTGCGGCCTACagccaacattcaggcctatgctgcCTACAGCCAACATTCAGGCCTGTGCTGCCTACAGCCAACATTCAGGCCGGTGCAGCCTACAGCCAACATTCAGGCCTGTGCGGCCTACAGCCAACATTCAGGCCTGTGCGGCCTACAGCCAACATTCAGGCCTGTGCGGCCTACAGCCAACATGCAGGGCTAACATTCAGGCCTGTTTGGCCTACACCCAGCATTCAGGCCTATGCAGCCTGCacccaacattcaggcctatgcggcCGACACCCAAGATTCAGGCTTGTGCGGCCTAGACCCAACATTCAAGCCTGTGCAGCCTAAACCCAAAATTCCAGCCTGTGTGGCCTACATCCAACAATCAGACCTGTGCTGCCTACATCCAACAGTCAGGCCTGTGCGGCCTACATTCAGCAGTCATCCATGTGCGGCCTACACACAGTAGTCAGGCCTGTGTGGCCTATGCCCAACAGTCAAGCCTGTGCGGCCTATGCCCAACAGTCAGGCCTGTGAGACCTACAGCCCAAATTCAGGCCTGTGTGGCCTACGCCCAACAGTCAGGCCCACTCTGAGGCCGACATCGAACAGTCACGCCCTGAACCACCAGCCTAATAACTTCTTCCCCAGCTCTTCTCCCATTCCTGCTCCCCCATAATGGAATAGCAACGGGGAAAATGGCAACGCGACCCATTTCAAACTAAGGGGCAGGAAAATACTCACATCAACAATATTCAGCTCCACCGTGCCATCCTCTTGCTCCAGGGCTTTGAACGATCCTGAACATAGACAGTTATTTGGTCATAATAGGCATTAATAAAATCCAAATGTCCTAGCTTTGGATCGTCAAACACAGCATCAAGGAGGCCATTCGCTCTATCGTACTCGTGCTGCCTCCTTGAATGAATTATCCACTTATCCCCACTACCTCTGTTCTTCCCCCGGAGCTCAGCAAATACTTCATTTTCCAGTATTTCTCCAATTGTCCTTTGAAAGCTCCGACTGAATCTGCTTCTACCGACCCCCCTTTCGGGCAGCGCAGTCCCGATCATTACTCGCTGACCCACCTCATCTCATCTCTGCCAATCACCAAAAAGCTTTGGCTACTGACTTCCTGTGGCCGAAAACCCTTTCCCCAAATCACTTCATCAAAATCATGCCGGATTTGAGCACATCCATGAAATCTCTTCTGAACCTTCTCCTCCTAATCCCAGTTTTCCCAGTCTCTCCAGAGTAACTCAAGTCCCTCATCCCTAGTTCCATCCGAGTAaatcccctccacaccctctccaTCCATTTGAAAGACCACATGGATACGGACCAAACATTCAATCGCACTGATTGATGTCAGCTCCAGACCAGGGAAGTGGTGGAAGCAACATGGGGTATTAGCcggtgttgttcctttgtttaagaaggggagcagggataatccaggaaattacaggccggtgaaccttacggcagtgacagaagagctcctactcgactgcttggagtcagtggctgGTCCATAtccaagaactcagtgaccaaccgaaacgagtatgccaccaccgtcacagacttcatcagcaaatgtgtggacgactgtgtgccagAGAAGGTGGTACATACACTccccatcctcaccaatctgctgcagagggatctgtccatgacaggatcggtagaagtgaccgccgcacagtccttgtggagacaaagccccgtcttcacattgaggatccccctccatcgtgctgtgtggaaCTAccgccgtgctaaatgggatagacttcaaacagatcgagcaactccagacggggcatccatgaggcgctgggggccatcagcagcaggagAATTGTATCAACCCCAATCTGCAACCTCAGGGCCCGGCCTATCCCCCACCCTACCATTACCACCAACCCCGGTGCAGgagagcatgaaatgaaatgaaatgaaaatcgcttgtcacaagtaggcttcaaatgaagttactgtgaaaagcccctagtcgccacattccggcgcctgttcggggaggctggtatgggaattgaaccgtgctgctggcctgccttggtctgctttcaaagccagcgatttagccctgtgctaaagagccCCTTGACACTGCCAGTGTCCCTGACTCCAGTGCACTGTTCGGGTAAGTAATAAGTTCGCAGATGATgctaaattggtggtgtggtaaatagtggtgAGCAAGGCCTCAGATTACAGGACGATGTAGATAGGCAGAAGAGTGACAAATgggatttaaccctgataagtaatgataatctttattattgtcacaagtaggtttacactaacactgcaatgaggttactgtgaaaagcccctcgtcgccacattccggcgcctgttcgggtcacagagggagaattcagaatgtccaattcaccaacagcacgtctttcggggcttgtgggaggaaacgggagcacctggaggaaacccacacagacacggggagaacgtgcagactccgcacagacagtgacccaagccgggaatcgaacctggggccctggcgctgtgaagcaacagtgctaaccaatgtgcaactgggctgtgtgaggtgatgcattctggGAGGACTAACCAGGCAAGGGAGACAATGAATGGCAGGATGCTGGGAAGTACAGAGGAGGGATCCTGCTCTGCATGTTCATAGATCCGTGAAGATAACCGGATAAGCTGGTTAAGAAGGTACACGGGATACTGCCTTTATTAACTTATTAATATTAAACGCTGGTTAGGTCCCAGCTGGAAtacggtgtgcagttctggtcaccgcactgcaGGAAGTGATTGCCCtggagattcaccagcatgtttCCTGGGCTGCAACGTTTCAGCgacgaagagaggctggataggctggagttgttttccttgggaGCTGAGAAGGCCGAGAagattgaagtgtataaaattatgagagacatagataGTGTGGGCAGGAAGAACCTTTACCCCTCAGTGTCAATAatcaggggacacagatttaaggtgaggggcaggaggtttggaggggatggttcacccggagggggggggggggtttggaactcgctgcctgtaaGGGCGGCAAAGGTAGAGAccctcagaacagtgaacaagtatGTAGATGAGCATTCGCAAGCCCAGGGCAGACAAGTCAACGGACCACGTGCTGGACACTGGGGTGAGAATTGTTCGGTGCTGGGTCGATGCTGCAaacggactggattggatttgtttattgtcacgtgtaccgaggttcagtgaaaagtatttttctgcgagcagctcaacagatcattaagtacatgagaagaaaagggaataaaagaaaatacataatagggcaacacaaggtacacaatgtaacgacataagcactggcatcgggtgaagcaaacagggtgtagtgttaatcaggtcagtccataagagggtcatttaggagtctggtgacagtgggaaagaagctgtttttgagtctgttcgtgcgtgttctcagacttctgtatctcctgcccgatggaagaagttggaagagtgagtaagccgggtgggagggatctttgattatactgcccgctttccccaggcagcgggaggtgtagatggagtcaatggatgggaggtaggtttgtgtgatggactgggcggtgttcacgactctctgaagtttcttgtggtcctgggccgagcagttgccataccaggctgtgatgcagcccgataggatgctttctatggtgcatctgtaaaagttggtaagggttaatgtggacatgccgaatttccttagtttcctgaggaagtataggcgctgttgtgctttcttggtggtagcgtcgacgtgggtggaccaggacagatttttggagatgtgcacccctaggaatttgaaactgctaaccatctccacctcggccccgttgatgctgacaggggtgtggacagtactttgcttcttgaagtcaatgaccagctctttagttttgctggcattgagggagagattgttgtcgctacaccactccactaggttctctatctccctcctgtattcggactcatcgttattcgagatccggcccactatggtcgtatcgtcagcaaacttgtagatggagttggaaccaagttttgccacgcagtcgtgtgtgtacagggagtagagtagggggctaagtacgcagccttgcggggcgccggtactgaggactattgtggaggaggtgttgttgttcattcttactgattgtggtctgtgggtcagaaaatcgaggatccagttgcagagtggggagccaagtcctaggttttggagctttgatatgagcttggctgggattatggtgttgaaggcggagctgtagtcaataaataggagtctaatgtaggagtccttgttgtcgagatgctctagggatgaatgtcGGGCAGGGgactggcgtctgctgtggaccggttgcgacggtatgcgaattgcagtggatcaaggcgttctgggagtatggtggtgatgcgcttcatgatcaacctctcgaagcacttcattacgactgaagtcagggccactggttggtagtcattgaggcacgttgcctggttcttctttggtaccggtatgatggtggtcttcttgaagcaggtgggaacctcggagtggagtagggacaggttaaagatgtccgtgaatacctctgccagctgatccgcgcaggctctgagtgcacgactagggctcccgtccgggcctgtcgccttccgagggttcacttacaggaaggccaatctgacttcggaagctgtgatggtgggtatgggtgaattatgggctgctggggcactcgacagcggattgttggttacctactcaaaccgagcatagaatgcgttgagttcatcggggaggggtgcgctgctgccagagatactgctcgacttcgcgttgtagcccgttatgttgtttagtccttgccacaaccgccgagagtctgtctgtgactccagctgggtttgatattctctcttggcatctcggatggctttgcggaggtcgtacctggatttcttgtataggtcagggtcgtctgccttgaacgcctcagatctgtccttcagtcgggagtcaatctcgcgattgagccatggtttccggttggggaacgtacgtactgctttctttggcacgcagtcgtccacacatttgctgatgaagtctgtgacggtggtggcatactcatttaagttggtcgctgtatAGGTCAGACACGATTAGAGGTTGTAAAACTCTATCACCGTataaacaatcttcagccagcagtgtcgagtggatgatccactcggtctcctccggaggtcccagcatcacagatgtccgtcttcagccaatacgattcactccgctcgataccaagaaacggctgaaggctctggatacggcaaaggctgtggggccctgacaatatcccggcaatagtcctgaagacttgtgctccagaacttgccgcagccctagccacgctgttccagtacagctacaacactggcatctacccggcaatgtggaaaattgcccaggtgtgtcctgtacacaagaaacaggacaaatccagcccagccaattaccgccctatcagtctcctctccatcatcagcaagtgacggaaggagtcatcaacagagctatccagcggcacttactcagcaataacctgcccacggacgctcggtttgggttccgccagggtcactcagctcctgacctcattacagccttggttcacacatggacaagagagctgaatgacagaggtgaggtgagagtgactgccctcgacaccaaggcagcgtttgatcgagtgtggcatcacggagcccgagctaaactggagccaatgggaatcaggggggaaactctccgctggttggggtcatacccggca includes:
- the LOC140407166 gene encoding uncharacterized protein isoform X1, coding for MKTVYSEFNETMHFLTWGYCAVWDPDTQTTGPPYFCVTLSLCVTPSLSVSPPVSLCHPQSLSATPSLSLPHPVSLCPQSLSATPSLSLSPPVSPCHPQSLSVIPSLSLSPPVSLCHPQCLSVTPSVSLSPPVSLCHPSLPLSPPVSLCHPQCLSVTPSDSLSPPVSLCHPQCLSVTPSLSLCHPQSLSVTPSLSLSPPVSLCHSQSPSVTSSLPLSPPVSLCHPQSLSVTPSHSLSPPSLSLSPPVSHCLPPTFSLSPPQVLSASPSLSLSPPVSLCHPKSLSVTPSLSLSPQVSLCHPQSLSVTPSLSLSPPVSLCHPQPLSVTPSLSLSPAVYLCRPQSLPVTPSLSLSPPVSLCHPQSLSVTPSLSLSPPVSLCHPLSLSASPVSPCHPRLSLSPPVSLCHPQSLSVTPSLSLSPPVTLCLLQSLSPPVSLCHPQFLSVTPSISLSPPVSLCHPQSLPVTPSLSLSPPVSLCHLPVSLCLPQSLSVTPSLSLSPPVSLCHPQSLSVTPSHSLSPPVSLCHPQSLSASPSLSLSPPVSLCLPQSLSVTPSLSLSPPVSLCHHQFLSITPRSTLLPLPPPQCLSGAPPPLPCSVN